Sequence from the Deinococcus planocerae genome:
CGTTAGTGTACCTGGTCGTTTTCGCATTTCTCGCCGTTTATTTTTTGTAGTCTACGAGACTGATGTAAGTAGCATATGGCTAGTGCCGAAACGTGATAGATATGCCACCTTTATGGCTGGTATAGCAGTAGATTTCGTAGTACTTTTGATTGCACTACTTATCAGATACATGCACTTTGAAGGACATCTGTCTAAATCTCTAGATTCTCTTGCTTCTTTGTACATTCTAATCCTTGTAAATGGGCTTGTATTTCAGGCACTAGTCTTCCTAAGAACCGATCTCTACGCGGTTCTAGTTAATTTTTTCAATTGCAGAAATTTATATCAGACTAACATACTGAGCATAACATTATTCTGCAAAAAAATGTTTAAAATACGCCCCACAATAGAAGAATTGAGGAGGTCAGCGAACTTCCATAGTCAAGATTTGAAAGCGCTTAGATTTTTTACACCTATATACATACTAGGAATAGTCTTATTTATTTGGTTTAATACTAAAGTTACACTTCCCGCAACCTTTGTTTTCGCAGAACGCGCTTTTAGAGATATAGGTCTCGCATTATCGGGCGAAAACGCGAGCTTGATAACTATTGTTTCTAATCTGATTATTGTCTCACAGCTCGCAATTCAAATTATTATATTTTCTTTCGTGACCATCAGATCAATCTTAAGGTTTTTTGTAGCAAGAAAAGCTTCAGGATTAGAAGTGACATCGGTTCACAATACAAACAGCCGGTAATTCAAGTGGCTCCTTTTATTTTACTCAAATTTTCTATATTTAGGCCTAGTCTTCAAAAACGCATTTGTCTTCTTGAATTTTTTCAATTATCGGTATAACTCCGTAAGGCAACCCACGCCATACAAGAACGAAGGCAAGGGCCGACACCAGCCACAGCGCGGCGAGGGCGGTGGGCTGACTGAAGAAGACGCAGCCGAGCAGGAAGGGGACGGCGGGGGCAGTCCCGGCCTGCATGGCGGCGGTCAGGGTCACCTGGGGTCCCGGCCCCGTGGAATCGCGGGCGGCGAGCCGGGCGAGGTGCAGGCCGGCGGCGGCGAGCACGGCGGCGAGGAGAACGAGGGCGGTGACCCAACCCGCGGAGAGCGGCGCGGGCCGGGTGAGGAGGTAGAGCCCCCCCAGCGGCAACCCCGGCACGGCGATGACCAGGAAGGCGGCGACGAACGCCCGGCGGGCCGCGCGGGTGAGGTCGGCGGGCGTCCCGGTGCGCAGGTCGCGGGCGAGGGCCTCAAACATCGGCGGGGACGGGGCTCAGGGCCCCAACGGTGGCGGGGACGCCGCCCACTTCCACCCGGTCACCGGGAGCGAGTTCCTTGCGCAGCCGGGCGAGGCTCAGGCCGTCCGCGTGCGCGCCCGCCTGCCCGACGACCTTGCCCTCGCGGGCGACCTCGGCGTGGTCGGGGAGGTGTTGCCCCTCCAGCCGCCCCAGGTGATAGCGGGCGTTGCCGCGCGCCTCCAGCCGCGCCATGATCTCCTGCCCGACGTAGCAACCCTTGCGGTAGCTCATGACGGGGAGGGGACCGCCCACGTCGAGCCCCACCTCCTGCGGCAGGGTCCCGATGAAGCCGTCGCGCACCACGTCGGGGATGCCCGCCCGCACGCGCGCCGCCTCCAGCACGGCCAGCGGCGTCTCCCCCGCCTCGAGCGCCGCCCGCACCGCGTCCTCATGCCGGGCGAGGAAGTGCAGGTCCACCCCCGGCGTGCCCGTGCGGTTCACCCGCCCGCCGAGCACGGTCCCGCCCCCCAGCTCGAAGCTCTGCGCGTCCGGTCCCTCGGAATTCCAGCCGGGCACAGCCTGAGCCCAGACGTGAACGGTGCGCAATTCGTCGGTCACGTCCTGGATCTCGACCTGATCGAAGATGATGTAACGCCGCAGCCGGGCCGTCAGCCCCTCCGCCTGCCCGGCGTCGAGGTGGAGGTACACGTCTCCTTCGCGCCTGTAGGCCCGCGCGAAGAA
This genomic interval carries:
- a CDS encoding YgfZ/GcvT domain-containing protein, which produces MWTPLPSSALRLTGADRVDFVQGQMTNDLRGVRAPGTVACCFLNVRGQIEFFARAYRREGDVYLHLDAGQAEGLTARLRRYIIFDQVEIQDVTDELRTVHVWAQAVPGWNSEGPDAQSFELGGGTVLGGRVNRTGTPGVDLHFLARHEDAVRAALEAGETPLAVLEAARVRAGIPDVVRDGFIGTLPQEVGLDVGGPLPVMSYRKGCYVGQEIMARLEARGNARYHLGRLEGQHLPDHAEVAREGKVVGQAGAHADGLSLARLRKELAPGDRVEVGGVPATVGALSPVPADV